The Croceicoccus marinus genome contains a region encoding:
- a CDS encoding AAA family ATPase, giving the protein MPSPPRDESQVGSATTLSFSVVPGSLPPTNVHVLIGRNGVGKTTCLQNMIRAILTPAQSSGQFVIDADRSGREFANLVAVTFSAFDSFEMQYDDADYHHVGLRGWKERDGEKVPYLKSGAELIDDFVEAAQSCLSGGKRDRWEQALNTLSSDPLFAESGVQDLCDKNIYFDDWSEEAAEIFKGLSSGHAIVLLTITRLVMVVEEQSFVLLDEPEGHLHPPLLSAFIRALSQLLMSQNGVALIATHSPLVLQEVPASCVWLVNRSGRTVVATRPPLETFGEDVGRLTHTVFGLEVTDTGFHKIIRQKIIEEGWSFDQLIGEFGSQIGAEGLAVARALSVLN; this is encoded by the coding sequence ATGCCTTCCCCCCCTAGAGATGAAAGTCAAGTCGGCAGTGCAACCACGTTGAGCTTTTCTGTTGTGCCAGGGTCCTTGCCTCCAACCAATGTTCATGTCCTGATTGGAAGAAATGGAGTTGGGAAGACTACCTGCTTGCAAAACATGATCCGGGCGATACTAACTCCTGCGCAGTCGTCAGGCCAGTTCGTTATCGACGCCGATCGTTCAGGAAGAGAATTCGCGAACCTTGTAGCTGTGACATTCAGCGCTTTCGACTCTTTCGAGATGCAATATGATGATGCTGATTATCATCATGTCGGCCTACGTGGCTGGAAGGAACGTGACGGAGAGAAAGTTCCTTATCTGAAATCTGGTGCTGAACTCATTGATGATTTTGTTGAAGCTGCACAATCTTGTCTGTCTGGCGGCAAGCGAGACAGGTGGGAACAAGCCCTAAATACTCTAAGTTCAGATCCACTTTTTGCAGAGTCAGGTGTTCAAGATCTCTGCGATAAGAATATTTACTTCGACGATTGGAGTGAAGAGGCCGCAGAGATTTTTAAAGGACTTAGCTCGGGCCATGCTATAGTTCTTTTGACGATTACGCGATTGGTGATGGTTGTTGAAGAGCAGTCTTTCGTACTTTTGGATGAGCCTGAAGGCCATCTTCACCCACCGCTACTGTCGGCATTTATTCGAGCACTATCTCAACTATTGATGAGTCAAAATGGTGTGGCGCTTATCGCTACACATTCACCATTAGTATTGCAGGAAGTGCCGGCAAGCTGCGTTTGGCTCGTCAATCGTTCCGGTCGAACGGTAGTTGCGACACGTCCACCATTGGAAACATTTGGTGAAGATGTTGGTCGCTTAACCCACACAGTGTTTGGTTTAGAAGTGACTGACACCGGCTTTCATAAAATTATACGGCAAAAGATAATTGAGGAGGGTTGGTCTTTTGATCAACTTATAGGGGAATTTGGTTCTCAGA